Genomic window (bacterium):
TAACTCTTACATAGACAAATTTGGAATTAAAACGATGATAAAAAATTATTTAAAAATCGCATTTCGGAATTTATTTAAACACAAAGCATACTCACTGATCAATATTTTCGGACTTTCATTCGGTATGGCTTGTGTATTACTGATCTTGCTATATCTGTATCACGAAACGTCAGTTGATACTTTCCATACCCATGGAAAAAACATATACCGTGTATTGCGCGTTGCGAACGACAACAGCCAGATTCGTAAAATCGGCGTAACGTCGGCGCCGTATGCGCCGGCATTGAGAACGGATTTTCCGACGGATGTGGAGGAAGCCACCCGCGTCATGGTCAATGACGGATTAGTCACTTACAGGCAACAGTCGTTTTCGGAAAAAAAGTTTTATTTTGCCGACGCCAATTTCTTCAGTTTTTTTTCTTATCCGCTCATCAAAGGAAATCCTTCTTCCGTACTGACTGATCCAACATCTGTTGTAATTTCACAAGCAATGGCAGAAAAATATTTCGGTCAGGAAGATCCGATCGGAAAAGTCATCCGTTACGAAGATCGTTATGATTTTAAAGTCACGGGAGTATTTGGTCCGGCGCCGGCTTCGTCGCATTTGGATTTCGACTGGGTCGCATCCATCGATATTTTCAAAGAACGTCCCTGGTTTGGTATGTGGTGGTCGAATTCGCTTTTTACATACGTACGTCTCAATCCTTCGGTGAACGTTCCATCGTTGATTGAAAAATTTCCCGCGTTTATGGATAAATATTTCGGTGATAATTTTCAGAAAACCGGCCGCCGGGTGGATTTGGATCTTGAACCGCTGGCCTCCATTTATTTAAACAAAGAAACGTCCTATGACCTTGTAGAGCACGGGGATCGAATGGCGTTGTACATATTTGCAGCGGTCTCGATTTTATTGTTGCTGATCGCCTGCATGAATTTTATGAATCTCTCCACGGCCAAGTCGGCAGGACGCGCGAAGGAAGTCGGCCTTCGGAAAGTTATGGGTGCTTACCGGCAAAATCTTATCATTCAATTTTTGGGCGAATCGATTCTGCTGTCGCTGATCGCAATGGTCATTGCGTTTTGCCTGGCTGAATTGGCCCTTCCTTATTTGAATGCATTCCTCGGAAAAGAATTGTCGTGGAGCCGCCTCGATATTGGTACGACGGTCTCCGGAACGCTGATACTTATGACGATCATTGGATTATTGGCAGGAAGTTATCCGGCATTTTTCCTATCGGCGTTTCAACCGGCGGCCGTTCTGAAAGGCGCATCAGCTGCTCGCAAAAGCTCAGTATGGAAAAGCCTTGTCGTTTTCCAATTCAGTATTTCGATATTTTTAATTATTGCGACGATGGCCATGATCCGTCAGATGGATTTTGTAGTAACCAAAGATCTTGGATTCAAGCAAGATCATGTCGTCATCGTACCAGTCAATAACAGGGATATCTATGAACATCGTGAAAGTTTCAAACGTCAGTTGCTTCCGTCATCGTTGATCGAAAGCGTTTCGTTAATGTCCGGCGAACCGGGAGGTTTTCATGATAACATGGCGTTTGAATTGAAAAATCAACCCGGCGATTTTACGCGTATGCGTACGGTGTATACGGATTTTGATTATGTTAAAACGTTCGGATTGAAAATTATCGCCGGTCGAGATTTTTCTGAATCGTACGGAACAGATGCTTCGGCTATGCTGCTGAATGAAAAGGCGGCCGCGGCATTCGGGTGGAAACCGGAAGAAGCAATTGGCAAACAGTTTCAGATTAATTTAGCTGATTCGATCTGGCGGACCGTGATCGGCATTGTCGCGGATTACAATTTTTCATCGCTGAAACAAGATATCGATCCTCTGGCTATTTCCATACGTGACGATCATCGCGTTATTGCCGTAAAAATCAAAGGTCAGGATGTACCGGCGGCCATTGCCCAAATCGAAAAAGCATGG
Coding sequences:
- a CDS encoding ABC transporter permease; the protein is MIKNYLKIAFRNLFKHKAYSLINIFGLSFGMACVLLILLYLYHETSVDTFHTHGKNIYRVLRVANDNSQIRKIGVTSAPYAPALRTDFPTDVEEATRVMVNDGLVTYRQQSFSEKKFYFADANFFSFFSYPLIKGNPSSVLTDPTSVVISQAMAEKYFGQEDPIGKVIRYEDRYDFKVTGVFGPAPASSHLDFDWVASIDIFKERPWFGMWWSNSLFTYVRLNPSVNVPSLIEKFPAFMDKYFGDNFQKTGRRVDLDLEPLASIYLNKETSYDLVEHGDRMALYIFAAVSILLLLIACMNFMNLSTAKSAGRAKEVGLRKVMGAYRQNLIIQFLGESILLSLIAMVIAFCLAELALPYLNAFLGKELSWSRLDIGTTVSGTLILMTIIGLLAGSYPAFFLSAFQPAAVLKGASAARKSSVWKSLVVFQFSISIFLIIATMAMIRQMDFVVTKDLGFKQDHVVIVPVNNRDIYEHRESFKRQLLPSSLIESVSLMSGEPGGFHDNMAFELKNQPGDFTRMRTVYTDFDYVKTFGLKIIAGRDFSESYGTDASAMLLNEKAAAAFGWKPEEAIGKQFQINLADSIWRTVIGIVADYNFSSLKQDIDPLAISIRDDHRVIAVKIKGQDVPAAIAQIEKAWMNAAPKFPFEYKFLDQSYDTLYRNEIKQRSLLSVFSILAVGIACLGLLGLASFSAEKRTKEIGVRKVLGATVPQLVGLFTKEFVLLVLAANVIAIPVAYYAMKQWLQEFAYRIDISIDMFLIAALAALMIAVVTVSYQAFKTASANPVKALKYE